The window TGGATAACACCTAACCCGTAGGTGCCCGCGTTGTTTTTAACAAAAACAAAAGGAGGATCGTCCACTTTATGTTCTTTGTGTTTCTTTTCCACACGTTGCAAGGTGTTTTCCACAACGTCAGCCAGCTGCTGTCGACTTTGATCGTCGGAAACATCAAAACTTGCAAACAATTGAGTATCGACCTGGAACAACCAAGGATCAAGCTCTAGAATCTGCGCAAATTCACTGGCGACAGCATTGTAGTTTTCAAAGTAGTTACTTTTCTTTCGTTGATACCAACCCAACTCCTTCGCTGGAGTCATTGGTGATTTTAAATTTTCGGGCCAGTGGCTATAAAGCTTAGAGAAATCATTGTTTGAAATCACAAGATCCGGTTGAAAATCTTTAAGCTGTAATAATCCATTATTCGGAAGAACTTTTTCTACGGTGACCTTGTTACCGATGTAGCTTTCAAGCTCCATTTTATCCTGATCCGCAAGGCCCGGCATTCCGACTCGCACTTCGTACCCAGCCTCCATTAACAAGGCCTGAATCGTGTAGACGTTCTCCCAGTAATAGGCATTTTTTAAATTATCTTCGCTCACCAATAGAATTTTTTGAACTTCAGAATAGTGTTTGTTGAGATACGACTTCATTAAATCGGGAATGTGATCTTTATCCGCGGGACAGATATTGTTAAATCCCGCGGGATAAATATTGGCATCCACGTTTGCAATTTTATAGGACGAATCTCTAACATCATAACTCGAATAGAAAGGCACTTGAGACTTTTGAGATTCCTTTTCGAACCAATCACAAAGCAGATCCATTTTTTTTAAGATTATTTGATGTACGCTTTTATTCATTGATACCTACTTGTTCATGAGTGAGGGCAAATGCATCGGCCGCACCCGCAATAAAAAAAGGAAGTGTAAAAACAAAAAGCCCGGGGACGGAGCCCGCGATAAGGATGGGTAGACTCATACCTAAAAATAACGGCGACCGCGACCAAAAGAACTGCCATCTTTGGCGAAGCGTATACCCCATGTTTTCGAAGGAAAAATCGGTACAATCAAAAGCGATCATCATGCAAAAGAAAAAAGGAACAAAAATGGTAAAAACTGGAATCATCGCCAAAAAGAAAAGAACTGCGGATATCAAAACAAATATCGACATTTTAGCCAAACCTAGAATCAGCATTCGACAAGTGGTCGCAAACCAGTGCCAAACGCCGGTAGTGTCCTGAGTGCGTACACCCTTGGAAACTAAAATCGACCCCGAGAGAAGGACGTAAAAGGGAGCACCGGTCACCGATAAGACTAAATAGGAAAAGTAAGAAAAAAACATAAATACAAAAAACCAAAATACACCCTGGAAAATCGCAGTAAAAAGCGAAATATCGCCCATTTTG is drawn from Bdellovibrionales bacterium and contains these coding sequences:
- the gshA gene encoding glutamate--cysteine ligase, which translates into the protein MNKSVHQIILKKMDLLCDWFEKESQKSQVPFYSSYDVRDSSYKIANVDANIYPAGFNNICPADKDHIPDLMKSYLNKHYSEVQKILLVSEDNLKNAYYWENVYTIQALLMEAGYEVRVGMPGLADQDKMELESYIGNKVTVEKVLPNNGLLQLKDFQPDLVISNNDFSKLYSHWPENLKSPMTPAKELGWYQRKKSNYFENYNAVASEFAQILELDPWLFQVDTQLFASFDVSDDQSRQQLADVVENTLQRVEKKHKEHKVDDPPFVFVKNNAGTYGLGVIQVKSAKDVLEWTYNSRKKMKAQKGGGQFHEVIVQEGIPTVVKSGNSTAEPTIYMLGNQLAGGFLRAHDQKDEKESLNSPGAVYKRLCLSDLKINTESCPLENVYGWVAKMGVLAIGRETEQMGIKYNGYRR